Proteins co-encoded in one Astyanax mexicanus isolate ESR-SI-001 chromosome 1, AstMex3_surface, whole genome shotgun sequence genomic window:
- the LOC111188805 gene encoding uncharacterized protein LOC111188805 has protein sequence MGDGMLEENQNILEEQNRLEEEEQNLEVVEEDKQNGFDEEEQDRSGKDIFIDPDDNQSVARESTVLLQWRALRCQQDEEYQVSLQIDRERERRRRQLLERELRRVHVINTRNEWIDSIPEPENGMVIQFKYPDGGLKRRRFLPSQLFQDLVAFAGNVDMASEIFSLQKAMSPISILSTQRGSLADNGITAQCTLYILWMSGDEVESPSFSPSSPDQEDIEEAFDIAAALQTLKARVHHLAPTANQINVLRDEEFECALRAFNRPTFDPESKLDIVFIDEDGRGEGAVDDGGPTREFCRLLMGKLQGHQIFEGPPEERTLALDSIALHTNT, from the exons ATGGGGGATGGAATGCTGGAGGAAAACCAGAACATTTTGGAAGAACAAAACAGGTTGGAGGAAGAGGAACAAAActtggaggtggtggaggaggataAGCAAAATGGGTTTGATGAAGAGGAGCAAGACAGATCAGGGAAG GACATTTTCATAGATCCGGATGACAACCAGTCTGTTGCAAGAGAAAGTACAGTCTTGCTGCAGTGGCGTGCCCTGCGTTGCCAACAGGATGAAGAGTATCAAGTTTCTCTGCAAATAGACAGAGAAAGG GAGAGAAGGCGAAGGCAACTCCTGGAGCGTGAACTAAGAAGAGTACAC GTAATAAATACAAGAAATGAATGGATTGATTCCATACCAGAGCCTGAAAATGGGATGGTCATTCAGTTTAAATATCCTGATGGTGGCTTAAAAAGGAGGCGCTTCCTACCAAGTCAGCTATTTCAG GATTTAGTTGCCTTTGCAGGTAATGTAGACATGGCCAGTGAAATATTTTCACTCCAGAAAGCTATGTCTCCTATCTCAATCCTGAGTACCCAAAGAGGTTCACTAGCAGACAATGGAATCACTGCACAGTGTACTTTGTACATTCTGTGGATGTCAGGGGATGAAGTGGAG AGTCCTTCATTCAGTCCATCAAGCCCAGACCAGGAGGATATTGAAGA AGCTTTTGACATTGCTGCTGCACTGCAGACTCTGAAGGCAAGGGTTCACCATCTTGCTCCTACTGCCAATCAAATAAACGTTCTTCGTGATGAAGAGTTTGAATGTGCTCTAAGAGCTTTCAACAGGCCAACCTTTGACCCTGAGTCAAAACTAGACATCGTCTTCATTGATGAGGATGGTCGAGGAGAAGGGGCCGTAGATGATGGTGGGCCTACCAGAGAGTTTTGCAGACTGCTTATGGGAAAACTACAAGGGCACCAAATATTTGAAGGGCCTCCAGAAGAACGCACCCTTGCACTTGACAGCATTG CACTTCACACCAACACCTAG